Within the Desulfobulbaceae bacterium genome, the region ATGCCTTTTTTTTTTACCCCATCGCGCGATTACGATTTTCGCATCCTCCTCCCTTTCTCACCCCTTGTCCGCCATAGATTCGTCGGGCGGTACTATCATTCATCTCTTCGTGAGCACAGTGTTTCCTCTTAGTCATTTTTGAGGCGTCTTTCGTTCATGGTGTTTGCCATTTTAGCCAAACGCATGATCTTTGGCGGGGTATTTTTCTAGTTTCCGGTGATGCTTTTATCGTGTCAGGGGTGTCAACTGAGTTCTGACGCTAAGTCTTGCAGAAAGTGAGAGAGAAGAGAGAGTTGATTTGGTTGATGATTCTTTAATGTTAAATTATTTCAGAATAATATTCTTGACACTTGGTCTATTTTAGAATATTATTCTAGTTAATGGCTGTTTGTCTTTGTGAATTTAAGAGTGGAAGGTGTGAAGTTGAATGAACAATCTGCGCAGATTTTGGATGAAATTGATTTTGCCATTCTGACCTACTTGCAGAGTGATGCAACAATCACCAATGCCGAGTTGGCAAAAAAGATAGAACTCTCTCCCTCTTCGTGCTTGGGGCGTACTAAGCGGTTAAAGGAGTCCGGAATTATCAAAAGATATGCAGTGATTGTTGATGAGAAGAAGATCGGGTTGGAGATTGTAACCTATGTTTTTGTCACACTATCTCCGCATGATCGCAAAACGACCGAAGCCTTTCTGGAGAGGATTCGTGAGATTCAAAATGTAGTTGAGTGTCATAATATTTCAGGTGTTTATGATTATCTTCTGAAGATAGTCTCCCCTTCGATTCAAGAGTACCGGGATTTTGTGATCGATACCTTGATCGAGGCACCTGGGGTCGGCAAGGTTGAGACTTCCGTAGTCTTGAGTACTGAGAAGCAATCTTTTCAATTGCCACTCGTTAAGTCGAAGCTTTGGAAAGACCGTGGTTGAGTGAGGGTAGGTGGTGTCGAAGTTTAAGGAAAAAGGAGGGAGCTGATGCGGGTTATAATTAATGGTGAAAAAGAGGATCTTGGTGTGGGTCATGTTTCAATCGTAGATTTGTTGAAACTGAAGAATGTTGAATCTCCGGAAATGGTCTCTGTTCAGTTGAATGGTTCCATCGTAGAACGCGACGAGTATCTTAAGACGCATGTTTCTGAAGATGATGAAGTTGATTTTCTCTATTTCATGGGAGGAGGGAGTCGCTGATGTACGGTTTTTCCACTAGGGCCATTCACCGGCGGCCGACTAAAAAAGATGTCCATGGCGCCCTAAGGGCGCCTGTTTATGATTCGGTTGCCTTTGAGCATGATGATGCGCAATCACTTAAGCTCTCTTTTGAGGGGAAAAAGCCTGGCCACCTCTACTCTCGGATCACCAACCCCACTGTTGAGGATTTTGAACAGCGTATTCGGGAGATCTCGGGAGGGCTTGCGGTGGTTGCTGTTTCCTCCGGCATGGCGGCCATCAGTAATACGATCATGGCACTTGCGGAAAGCGGGGCCAACATCGTTACCACCAGGAAGATCTTCGGCAATACCCTGGCTCTTTTCGAGAAGACCTTGCAGCCATGGGGCCTTGAAACACGGTGTGTCTCCATGGCTGATACTGAGGCGATAGAGAAGGCCATTGATGAAAACACCCGGGCCCTGTTTCTTGAGAGCATCACCAATCCTCATCTGGAGGTGGCAGATATCGAAGCGATCGGTCGGGTGGCGCAAAGGTTCGGGGTGCCGCTGGTGCTTGATAATACCGTTTTGACCCCCTATCTGTTTGATAGTAAGGCGGCCGGGGTGAATATTGAGATTCTTTCGAGCACCAAGGCGATTTCCGGCGGGGGCACTTCGGTGGGCGGGTTGATTATCGATAATGGAAATTTTGATTGGAGAAAGGCTCAGAAACTTGCGGAGCGGGCTGGGCAGTTCGGGAGGATGGCTTTTATTGCTGCCCTCCGTGCCGATGTCTATAGAAACACCGGATCATGTCTTGCTCCCCATAATGCCTATTTGCAAAGTCTTGGCTTGGAAACCCTAAGTCTGCGTCTTGATAAAACCTGCGCCAATACCCAACTAATTGCCGAATTTTTGGAAGGTCATCAAAAGGTGAGTGCGGTTCAGTATCCGGGCTTGCCGGGTTCTCCGTATCATCAGATCTCCTCCCGGCTCTTTAAAGGCAAGTATGGCGGAATTCTTACCTTTGATCTGCCGAGTCAGGAGAGTTGTTTTGCCTGCATGGATCGTCTTAAGCTTATCAGGAGGGCGACCAATATTAATGATAATAAGACCCTTATTCTGCACCCGTCTTCGACGATTTTTGCAGAATATGGCGAAGTTGAGAAAAAGGCTATGGGCTTGCGGTCGAGTATGCTACGGCTATCGGTCGGCATTGAGGACCACGAAGATTTGCTCGAGGATTTAGGGGAGGGGCTTGCAGCGTTATGAGAGAATTTACCGGGGAACAGCTTGAGCGATACAGTCGACATATCCTTTTGCAGGATGTCGGGGTTGAAGGCCAGGAGAAGTTGCTTGATGCCAAGGTGTTGATAGTCGGCGCCGGCGGGCTCGGGTGTCCGGTTGCCTTGTATCTTGCCGCGGCAGGGGTAGGCATTATTGGAATTGTGGATTGCGACACGGTTGAGATCTCCAACCTTCAGCGTCAGATTGCGCATTTTACCAAAGACATCAATGTCCCGAAGGTCGAATCGGCAAGGGAGAAGATGTTGGCGATCAATCCGGATATTGAGGTTCGCACGTATCGTATGAATTTAGTGGCAGCCAATATCAGGGAGTTGATCAGGGAGTATGATTTTGTGATTGATGGTACAGATAATTTTCCGACCAAATTTCTGGTCAATGATGCTTGTGTAATGGAGAATATTCCATTTTCCCACGGGGGTATTCTTCGGTTTGACGGCCAGACGATGACTGTCGTCCCGCATGAGTCGGCATGTTATCGATGTTCATTCAGGCGGCCACCACCTCCTGATGCCGTGCCTACTTGTTCACAGGCCGGGGTTTTGGGGGCAGTTGCCGGGATGCTTGGCACGATTCAGGCGACCGAGGCCTTGAAGTTTATCACTGGAACAGGAACTCTGCTGACCAATACCCTGCTCTCGTTTAACGCAAAGAGCATGGAATTTAGGAAAGTGAAACTTCGCAAACAGAGTGATTGCCCTTTGTGCGGAGAAAATCCATCCATTCATGAGCTTGTTGATGCCGAGCAGGCTGTTTGCGGTCTTAAGACCTGTTTCGCCTGAGAGGGCGTGCGGGTTTATGGCAGATTCTTTTCGGAGTGACCTAGGTATGTTGAAAATAACTTCAGAAATTTGGGCGGCGTTGGTGCGTCACGCTCAAAACGGACTGCCGCATGAGGTGTGCGGTTATCTGGCCGAAAAAGAGGGGCGGGTTGTTGTGTATTACGAGATGACCAATACCGATGCGGCGCATGATCACTTCAGCATGAAGCCTGAGGAGCAGTTTAAGGCGGTAAAAGATATGAGACAGAAGGGGCTGGTCTTACGGGCGGTCTATCATAGTCACCCGGAAACCCCAGCGCGTCCTTCCCAGGAAGACATTAAGCTGGCCTATGACCCCCAGTTGAGTTATGTGATCATCTCTCTTGCCGAGACTGATCCAGTGATCAGATCATTTCGGATCAATAAAGGGGAAGTGGCAGAAGAGCCTCTTGAACGAATTGACGCATAAAGCAAAGGAGCACACGTCTATGACAACACATCGAGAAGCAGACGCAACAAAAGATTGTCGGAAGGTTGGCTGTCCTATGAACATGGTTTATGCCAAGGTCGAACTCGCTAAGCTGAAATCAGGCCAAGTCCTTGAAATAATTCTGGACGACGGTCCGCCCATCAACAATGTGCCGGGTTCCGTGGCCAAAGAGGGACATACTATCGTGGACAAGGAACAGCTTGCTGACGGAGCCTGGAAGTTGTTGAT harbors:
- a CDS encoding Lrp/AsnC family transcriptional regulator gives rise to the protein MLDEIDFAILTYLQSDATITNAELAKKIELSPSSCLGRTKRLKESGIIKRYAVIVDEKKIGLEIVTYVFVTLSPHDRKTTEAFLERIREIQNVVECHNISGVYDYLLKIVSPSIQEYRDFVIDTLIEAPGVGKVETSVVLSTEKQSFQLPLVKSKLWKDRG
- the thiS gene encoding sulfur carrier protein ThiS; protein product: MRVIINGEKEDLGVGHVSIVDLLKLKNVESPEMVSVQLNGSIVERDEYLKTHVSEDDEVDFLYFMGGGSR
- a CDS encoding O-acetylhomoserine aminocarboxypropyltransferase/cysteine synthase; its protein translation is MYGFSTRAIHRRPTKKDVHGALRAPVYDSVAFEHDDAQSLKLSFEGKKPGHLYSRITNPTVEDFEQRIREISGGLAVVAVSSGMAAISNTIMALAESGANIVTTRKIFGNTLALFEKTLQPWGLETRCVSMADTEAIEKAIDENTRALFLESITNPHLEVADIEAIGRVAQRFGVPLVLDNTVLTPYLFDSKAAGVNIEILSSTKAISGGGTSVGGLIIDNGNFDWRKAQKLAERAGQFGRMAFIAALRADVYRNTGSCLAPHNAYLQSLGLETLSLRLDKTCANTQLIAEFLEGHQKVSAVQYPGLPGSPYHQISSRLFKGKYGGILTFDLPSQESCFACMDRLKLIRRATNINDNKTLILHPSSTIFAEYGEVEKKAMGLRSSMLRLSVGIEDHEDLLEDLGEGLAAL
- a CDS encoding HesA/MoeB/ThiF family protein translates to MREFTGEQLERYSRHILLQDVGVEGQEKLLDAKVLIVGAGGLGCPVALYLAAAGVGIIGIVDCDTVEISNLQRQIAHFTKDINVPKVESAREKMLAINPDIEVRTYRMNLVAANIRELIREYDFVIDGTDNFPTKFLVNDACVMENIPFSHGGILRFDGQTMTVVPHESACYRCSFRRPPPPDAVPTCSQAGVLGAVAGMLGTIQATEALKFITGTGTLLTNTLLSFNAKSMEFRKVKLRKQSDCPLCGENPSIHELVDAEQAVCGLKTCFA
- a CDS encoding M67 family metallopeptidase encodes the protein MLKITSEIWAALVRHAQNGLPHEVCGYLAEKEGRVVVYYEMTNTDAAHDHFSMKPEEQFKAVKDMRQKGLVLRAVYHSHPETPARPSQEDIKLAYDPQLSYVIISLAETDPVIRSFRINKGEVAEEPLERIDA
- a CDS encoding sulfurtransferase TusA family protein; amino-acid sequence: MTTHREADATKDCRKVGCPMNMVYAKVELAKLKSGQVLEIILDDGPPINNVPGSVAKEGHTIVDKEQLADGAWKLLIRKA